A window of Flavobacterium branchiarum genomic DNA:
AAAAATGTATTTAAATAGATTGTTTTTCAATGGGAAACACTTTTAACATTTAACATCTAAAAAAGTTTTTTAGTATAATGACTGGTAAAAATACGCTTCTTTTTGACATAATTATATTTAAACGGCAAAAAACGCCTCGAGTTCTTGAAGTGTTTCTCTTGAAGTTTGAATGTCTTTTACAATTTCACCTTTATTTAAGGCAACTATTCTATCGCAAACTTCAACTGTATGTTGTAAATCATGGCTGGAAACTAAAACGGTAACATTCGGATTATCAGCAAGTTCTTTGATTATTTTTTTTAATCTACTTACTGTTGTTGGATCTAAATTGGCAAAAGGCTCGTCTAAAACAACTACTTCAGGATCACCAATAAGTGTAGCTATAATTCCTACTTTTTTTTGATTTCCCTTTGACAAATCACGTAGGTATTTTTTATTATTTAGAATTTCGCCATTAAAAAATTCTGCATGTTTTGAAAGCAACGCATCAACATCGGCTTTATTTTGACCACGTAAATCTCCTACAAAATAAAAATATTCTTCAGGGGTTAAATAGCCTATCAAGAAATTCTCATCTAAGAAAGAACCGGTAAAAGATTTCCATGCCTCATCATTGTTTACTTGTATGCCATTATTAATTATATTTCCTGTAGATGGCTGAATCAAATCTAATAGTAAACTAAAAAAAGTAGTCTTTCCTGCTCCATTATTTCCTACCAATCCAAAACTTTGTCCTTTAGGTATTTCAAGAGATTCTATTTTTAAAACTGTAGTCTCTTTATATATTTTTGAAAGTTGATTTACTTGTATCATAATAATTTTAAATATTTGAATTTCGATTTAAGTTAAAAATCTACCGTTCGTTTTTTGATTATTGTTAGTTAGTTATCCTTTTTGTTTATAAGCACTTATGGTTTTATACTTTTCGATTTTGTATCTTTTTTCGATTAATAAAAAAACCTTGTCTTTAAATACAAAACCTATTATCCCTGCCAAAGCAACCAATGCTAACCCGATATTAGGATTTCCGAGAGAAAAACCAATCC
This region includes:
- a CDS encoding ABC transporter ATP-binding protein — protein: MIQVNQLSKIYKETTVLKIESLEIPKGQSFGLVGNNGAGKTTFFSLLLDLIQPSTGNIINNGIQVNNDEAWKSFTGSFLDENFLIGYLTPEEYFYFVGDLRGQNKADVDALLSKHAEFFNGEILNNKKYLRDLSKGNQKKVGIIATLIGDPEVVVLDEPFANLDPTTVSRLKKIIKELADNPNVTVLVSSHDLQHTVEVCDRIVALNKGEIVKDIQTSRETLQELEAFFAV